One segment of Primulina tabacum isolate GXHZ01 chromosome 14, ASM2559414v2, whole genome shotgun sequence DNA contains the following:
- the LOC142523636 gene encoding uncharacterized protein LOC142523636, which translates to MLNLQIVRSIFSPTDQESIAPYIRNIFIEYSCTNSHLSYINSLLLEGKSVYCIKNPTLCESKETIQSKEEVHERKLCPKNKSKRSSKLCPAKKALEKQSHQVERDDVLGQSDTSGQVKALQEHVDINFVELKNMISNLDNKLERIMEVLNISSSSKRRLDEPTTVFAQSKKKKNYEKFEPGTTVSNQGVTLGQEAIVEPFISPLTHLDNPVKEVTSINRDLNEGMSR; encoded by the exons atgttaaaTTTACAGATTGTTAGGAGTATTTTTTCACCTACAGATCAAGAATCTATTGCTCCTTatattagaaatatttttattgaatattcTTGTACAAATTCTCATTTGTCCTATATTAATTCATTGTTGTTGGAGGGAAAATCTGTGTACTGCATTAAGAATCCCACTCTTTGTGAATCTAAAGAGACCATTCAATCCAAAGAAGAAGTCCATGAAAGGAAACTTTGTCCCAAAAATAAGTCAAAGAGGTCTTCTAAACTTTGTCCAGCCAAGAAAGCACTAGAAAAACAATCCCATCAAGTCGAACGAGATGATGTCCTCGGCCAATCAGATACTAGTGGACAAGTTAAAGCTTTACAAGAGCACGTGGACATAAATTTTGTGGAGTTGAAAAATATGATTTCAAATTTGGATAACAAACTTGAACGTATAATGGAAGTTTTGAACATTTCAAGTTCATCCAAAAGACGTTTGGATGAACCAACCACTGTCTTTGCACAATCTAAGAAAAAGAAGAACTATGAAAAAT TTGAGCCAGGGACAACTGTTTCCAATCAAGGAGTGACTCTTGGGCAAGAAGCGATTGTTGAACCATTCATATCTCCTCTTACACATCTTg ATAACCCGGTCAAAGAGGTAACTTCTATCAATCGAGACTTGAATGAAGGAATGAGCCGATAG
- the LOC142523682 gene encoding AP-4 complex subunit epsilon-like: protein MGSQGGFGKSKEFLDLIKSIGESRSKAEEDRIVLREIESLKARLGDPNTSKFKLKEYIIRLVYVEMLGHDASFGYIHAVKMTHDENLHLKRTGYLAVTLFLNEDHDLIILIVNTIQKDLKSDNYLVVCAALNAVCRLINEETIPAVLPRVVELLGHQKEAVRKKAVMALHRFHRRAPGSVSHLIANFRKRLCDNDPGVMGATLCPLFDLIMADVDSFKDMVVSLVNILKQVTERRLPKNYDYHQMPAPFIQIKLLKILAVLGSGDKKASEQIYTILGDIMKKSDSTTNIGNAILYECICCVSSLHPNPKLLEAAADGISKFLKRDSHNLRYLGVGALSRLIKISPEIAEQHQLAVIYCLEDPDDTLKRKTFELLYKMTNSSNVEVIVDRMIDYMISINDGHYKTEIASRCIEVAEQYAPSNQWFIQTMNKVFEHAGDLVNSKVAHSLMRLIAEGFGEDDAAADSQLRSSAVESYLHIMGDPKLPSAFIQVICWVLGEYGTADGKHSATYITGKLCDVAEAHAIDDIVKAYAVTALMKIYSFEIAAGRKVDILPECQSLIEEMLASNSTDLQQRAYELQDITGLDAHAVKNIMPKDSACEDFEIDKNLSFLDDYIRRALENGAQPYIPENGRLGMSDVTHFTSQENHESSFHALRFEAYERPKPAVALNIPPALDPSTEVPVPELSYLADIQQPIPPVPSASNIGSSELKLRLDGIQKKWGRPTYSSPVPSTSSTDIIKNQNKANQPISVGSSNAKASTVSYDSRKQVQEISPEKQKLAASLFGGASKSDGKQSSSSSKVSKPLHRPAEKSRSVTTFDTTIVKPSQPPPDLLDLGEPSFTNTAPSVDPFKQLEGLLDLTPEKPASNAFRAGTTDAPNLMSLFTDMSLNVQGDSLVNSISNMIDKNGLGGNTGAPSTPQTNKGPNLKAALEKDAFVRHMGVMPSGQDPNLFKDLLS, encoded by the exons ATGGGCTCCCAAGGGGGGTTTGGGAAGTCTAAGGAGTTTCTGGATCTCATTAAATCGATTGGAGAGTCGCGATCCAAGGCTGAGGAAGACCGCATTGTTTTACGGGAAATCGAATCGTTGAAAGCAAGACTGGGCGACCCCAATACTTCGAAATTTAAGCTTAAAGAGTACATCATTCGTCTTGTCTACGTGGAGATGCTTGGCCATGATGCATCATTTGGGTACATTCACGCGGTTAAAATGACCCACGATGAGAATCTGCACTTGAAAAGGACTGGGTACTTGGCGGTTACTCTGTTCTTGAACGAGGACCATGATTTGATTATCTTGATTGTGAATACGATTCAGAAGGACTTGAAGAGCGATAACTATTTGGTTGTTTGTGCCGCGTTAAATGCTGTTTGTCGGTTGATTAATGAGGAGACTATTCCTGCGGTTTTGCCGCGGGTGGTCGAGCTTTTGGGACATCAGAAGGAGGCAGTGAGGAAAAAGGCAGTGATGGCGCTTCACCGGTTCCATCGGAGGGCACCTGGATCCGTTTCTCATCTCATAGCCAATTTCCGCAAG CGGCTCTGCGATAATGATCCTGGTGTTATGGGTGCaacactttgccctctttttgATCTTATTATGGCCGATGTTGATTCATTTAAGGACATGGTGGTTAGTCTTGTAAACATTCTCAAGCAAGTCACTGAACGCAGACTCCCAAAGAATTATGATTATCATCAGATGCCTGCTCCATTCATTCAG ATTAAATTGTTGAAAATTCTTGCTGTACTGGGTAGTGGCGACAAAAAGGCCAGCGAACAAATTTATACAATTTTGGGTGACATAATGAAAAAAAGTGATTCAACTACTAATATCGGGAATGCCATTCTTTATGAATGCATTTGCTGTGTTTCTTCATTACACCCCAACCCAAAGTTGCTTGAAGCTGCAGCAGATggcatttcaaaatttttaaaa CGTGACAGCCACAATCTGAGGTATCTTGGTGTTGGTGCTCTTAGTCGACTGATAAAGATAAGCCCGGAAATTGCTGAACAACACCAATTGGCTGTTATTTATTGCTTAGAG GACCCAGATGACACCCTAAAGCGCAAGACATTTGAACTGCTCTATAAAATGACCAATTCTTCAAATGTAGAAGTAATTGTCGACCGTATGATTGATTACATGATAAGTATCAATGACGGCCATTACAAAACTGAAATAGCATCTAGATGCATTGAAGTCGCTGAGCAATATGCACCAAGCAACCAATGGTTTATACAG ACCATGAATAAAGTATTTGAGCATGCAGGAGACCTGGTAAATAGTAAAGTCGCGCATAGTCTGATGAGGTTAATTGCTGAAGGATTTGGAGAGGATGACGCCGCTGCAGATAGTCAGCTGAGATCATCTGCT GTCGAATCATATCTTCATATTATGGGAGATCCAAAACTTCCATCCGCTTTTATTCAA GTCATTTGTTGGGTACTGGGAGAATATGGAACTGCGGATGGAAAGCATTCTGCCACATATATAACTGGAAAGCTGTGTGACGTGGCAGAGGCACATGCCATTGATGATATAGTCAAA GCGTATGCAGTGACGGCACTTATGAAGATATATTCATTTGAAATTGCAGCTGGTAGAAAAGTTGATATACTGCCAGAG TGCCAATCTTTGATTGAAGAAATGTTAGCATCCAACTCAACAGATCTGCAACAGCGAGCATATGAGCTTCAAGATATCACTGGTTTAGATGCTCATGCTGTTAAGAATATAATGCCAAAGGATTCTGCTTGTGAGGATTTTGAG ATTGACAAAAACCTTTCGTTCCTTGATGATTATATCCGACGAGCATTGGAAAATGGTGCTCAGCCATACATCCCAGAGAATGGACGCCTTGGAATGTCAGATGTTACCCACTTCACGAGTCAAGAAAATCATGAATCCTCATTTCACGCTCTTAGATTTGAGGCTTATGAACGACCAAAACCTGCAGTAGCTCTAAATATTCCTCCAGCACTAGATCCCTCAACCGAAGTTCCAGTACCAGAGCTATCCTATCTTGCAGATATCCAGCAACCTATTCCACCCGTTCCATCTGCCTCAAACATCGGCTCATCAGAACTCAAGCTACGACTTGATGGGATTCAAAAGAAGTGGGGCCGACCAACATACTCTTCTCCTGTGCCTTCTACTTCGAGCACTGATATTATAAAAAATCAGAACAAGGCAAATCAGCCCATTTCAGTTGGCAGTTCAAACGCGAAAGCAAGTACTGTTTCTTATGATTCAAGAAAACAGGTACAGGAGATTTCACCAGAAAAGCAAAAACTGGCTGCTTCGCTCTTTGGCGGTGCATCAAAGTCTGATGGAAAACAGTCCTCTTCTAGCTCGAAAGTGTCAAAGCCCTTGCATCGCCCTGCAGAAAAATCTCGAAGTGTAACGACATTTGACACTACTATTGTAAAACCATCCCAACCACCTCCAGACTTGCTGGACTTGGGAGAACCGTCCTTCACTAATACTGCACCATCTGTAGATCCCTTCAAGCAATTGGAAGGTCTTCTTGATTTAACGCCAGAAAAGccagcatcaaacgcttttcgAGCCGGTACAACTGATGCACCTAATCTCATGTCGCTCTTCACAGACATGTCTTTGAATGTGCAGGGCGATAGTCTTGTCAATTCCATCTCGAATATGATCGACAAAAATGGACTTGGAGGGAATACTGGTGCTCCATCAACACCACAAACAAACAAAGGACCAAATTTAAAAGCAGCACTGGAAAAGGATGCCTTTGTTAGGCATATGGGTGTGATGCCGTCAGGTCAGGAcccaaatttatttaaagatttgcTCAGCTGA